In one Electrophorus electricus isolate fEleEle1 chromosome 21, fEleEle1.pri, whole genome shotgun sequence genomic region, the following are encoded:
- the LOC113583790 gene encoding GTPase IMAP family member 4-like, with translation MASASESEHLKIILLGGRWAGKSSCGNTILHKDVFSIGAQTEVCVMETKSFAGFQVTVVDTPSWNWVSAEDSSEELKQELKRGLEMIGEGAHVFLMVYPLGAPFIERHKIAVQEHLELMGADVWEHTMVLFSRGDWLGKGTIEQRIEGANKELKWLVERCKNRYHVLNNKSRGDEFQVIELLQKIKQMISQKRKWSKTEPPEFTGETSSAGAPEEPSPKRNK, from the exons ATGGCCTCCGCCTCGG AAAGtgaacatttgaaaataatattgCTTGGTGGACGATGGGCAGGGAAGAGTTCATGTGGAAACACCATTCTACACAAGGATGTCTTCAGCATTGGGGCACAAACTGAAGTGTGTGTCATGGAAACTAAATCATTCGCAGGCTTCCAAGTCACTGTGGTGGACACACCAAGCTGGAACTGGGTTTCTGCAGAGGATTCATCTGAGGAACTTAAACAGGAACTGAAGAGAGGTCTTGAGATGATTGGTGAAGGTGCTCACGTTTTTCTTATGGTTTATCCTTTAGGGGCCCCCTTTATAGAAAGACATAAGATTGCCGTGCAGGAACATTTAGAGCTTATGGGTGCTGATGTTTGGGAACACACCATGGTGCTCTTCTCCAGGGGAGATTGGCTAGGAAAGGGTACTATTGAACAGCGAATAGAGGGAGCAAATAAAGAACTCAAGTGGCTGGTAGAACGGTGTAAAAACAGGTATCATGTTCTCAACAATAAGAGCAGGGGTGACGAGTTTCAGGTCATTGAACTACTGCAGAAGATCAAACAGATGATTTCTCAGAAAAGGAAATGGAGCAAGACTGAGCCACCTGAAT